Proteins co-encoded in one Pelobates fuscus isolate aPelFus1 chromosome 5, aPelFus1.pri, whole genome shotgun sequence genomic window:
- the RFX2 gene encoding DNA-binding protein RFX2 isoform X3: MQNSDSGSDSATSVSLRTSATAQAPVVQPVPASQQRSLSQSSGSAPKGAHGQGISVPRAHQLQQQVQTVQHVYPTQVQYVEGDTVYTNGAIRTTYSYNTEAQIYAPSSGASYFDSQGGGAQVTTVVSSPTAIPSHSMVGITMDVSGSQLLSSSGAYLIHGGLDNSRHALSHTSRSSPATLEMAIENLQKNEGITSHKSSLLNSHLQWLLDNYETAEGVSLPRSSLYNHYLRHCQEHKLDPVNAASFGKLIRSVFMGLRTRRLGTRGNSKYHYYGIRLKPDSPLNRLQEDTQYMAMRQQPIHQKQRYRPSQKMEGMGDNTSNSSQHTSPEQSVVAQSQHHQQFIDMSHVFPDFPAPDLGAMLLPEGITLTDIKNLQLMYRRHCEATLDVVMNLQFQYIEKLWQAFWNSKPSSPSGSTGMTSLSILKHSEEEQEAVIPKDTLMVLCKYEPIMRWMRSCDHILYQALVEILIPDVLRPVPSTLTQAIRNFAKSLEGWLTNAMCDFPQQIVQAKVGVVSAFAQTLRRYTSLNHLAQAARAVLQNTSQINQMLSDLNRVDFANVQEQASWVCQCEEGMVQKLEQDFKLTLQQQSSLDQWATWLDNVVTQVLKPHEGSPLFPKAARQFLLKWSFYSSMVIRDLTLRSAASFGSFHLIRLLYDEYMFYLVEHRVAQATGETPIAVMGEFSDLASMSPVLMDKDELSDLGSDTDGDPRVSGEPPVKRERIDLNHSLQEI; encoded by the exons AGGAGTTTGTCCCAGTCGTCTGGTTCTGCTCCCAAAGGAGCACACGGTCAGGGTATCTCTGTGCCCAGGGCCCACCAGTTACAGCAGCAG GTTCAGACTGTCCAGCATGTCTACCCTACCCAAGTGCAATATGTGGAAGGAGATACTGTGTACACAAACGGAGCCAT TCGCACAACGTACTCCTACAACACTGAAGCGCAGATCTATGCTCCTAGCAGTGGTGCCTCCTATTTTGATTCTCAGGGTGGAGGAGCTCAGGTGACCACAGTTGTGTCCTCACCTACTGCCATTCCATCCCACAGTATGGTTGGCATCACCATGGATGTGAGTGGAAGCCAATTATTGTCTAGTTCTGGAGCATACCTAATTCATGGTGGATTAGACAACTCTCGCCATGCACTGTCTCACACATCTCGCTCTTCCCCTGCCACG CTTGAAATGGCGATTGAAAATCTCCAAAAAAATGAAGGCATCACCTCTCACAAAAGCAGCTTGCTCAACAGCCAT CTCCAGTGGCTGCTGGATAACTATGAGACAGCAGAAGGTGTAAGCCTCCCCCGTAGTTCCCTTTACAACCACTACCTACGACATTGCCAAGAGCACAAGTTGGACCCTGTTAATGCTGCCTCCTTTGGGAAACTTATCCGCTCTGTATTTATGGGCTTACGAACACGTCGCCTTGGCACCAG ggGTAACTCAAAATATCATTATTATGGCATCCGGCTCAAACCAGATTCTCCCTTGAACCGTCTTCAGGAAGATACTCAGTACATGGCAATGAGACAGCAGCCCATTCATCAGAAGCAAAG GTACAGACCAAGTCAGAAGATGGAGGGTATGGGTGACAACACCAGTAACAGCAGCCAGCACACCTCTCCAGAGCAGTCGGTAGTTGCTCAGAGTCAGCATCACCAGCAGTTTATTG atatgtCCCACGTGTTTCCAGATTTCCCAGCACCAGATCTTGGTGCTATGCTGCTGCCGGAGGGTATTACATTGACCGATATTAAGAACCTTCAACTTATGTACCGCAGGCACTGTGAG GCAACACTGGATGTGGTGATGAACTTGCAATTCCAGTACATTGAGAAATTGTGGCAAGCATTTTGGAATTCTAAGCCGTCTTCTCCTTCTGGCAGTACTGGGATGACCAG TCTTTCTATCTTAAAACACAGTGAAGAGGAGCAAGAGGCAGTCATTCCCAAGGACACACTCATGGTGTTGTGCAAATATGAGCCCATCATGAGATGGATGAGGAGCTGTGACCACATCCTTTACCAAGCTTTAGTGGAGATACTCATCCCAGATGTATTGAGGCCTGTTCCTA gtacgcTGACACAGGCAATCCGAAATTTTGCAAAAAGCCTGGAAGGATGGTTAACCAATGCAATGTGTGACTTTCCCCAACAAATTGTCCAGGCAAAG GTTGGAGTGGTCAGTGCATTTGCACAAACATTACGCCGCTACACTTCTCTCAATCACCTGGCGCAGGCAGCCCGTGCAGTCCTGCAGAACACCTCTCAAATCAATCAGATGCTCAGTGACTTAAACCGTGTGGACTTTGCCAATGTGCAG GAACAAGCTTCTTGGGTATGTCAGTGTGAAGAAGGCATGGTGCAGAAGTTGGAGCAAGACTTCAAACTAACCTTGCAGCAGCAAAGCTCTCTGGATCAGTGGGCAACTTGGTTGGACAATGTTGTCACCCAAGTGCTAAAACCCCATGAAGGAAGCCCACTGTTCCCTAAAGCTGCCAGACAGTTCCTCCTCAAATGGTCTTTCTACAG TTCTATGGTGATCCGAGATCTTACTCTGCGCAGTGCTGCAAGTTTTGGATCATTTCATCTCATCCGCCTTCTTTATGACGAATACATGTTCTATCTAGTAGAACACAGAGTGGCGCAAGCAACAGGCGAGACTCCTATTGCAGTGATGGGGGAG TTCAGCGACCTGGCTTCTATGTCTCCAGTGTTGATGGACAAAG ATGAACTCAGCGATTTGGGCAGTGACACTGATGGAGACCCTCGTGTTTCTGGCGAGCCTCCTGTTAAAAGAGAACGTATTGATCTTAACCACTCCTTGCAGGAAATCTAG
- the RFX2 gene encoding DNA-binding protein RFX2 isoform X6: MYLWKQRENRGSTMQNSDSGSDSATSVSLRTSATAQAPVVQPVPASQQRSLSQSSGSAPKGAHGQGISVPRAHQLQQQVQTVQHVYPTQVQYVEGDTVYTNGAIRTTYSYNTEAQIYAPSSGASYFDSQGGGAQVTTVVSSPTAIPSHSMVGITMDVSGSQLLSSSGAYLIHGGLDNSRHALSHTSRSSPATLQWLLDNYETAEGVSLPRSSLYNHYLRHCQEHKLDPVNAASFGKLIRSVFMGLRTRRLGTRGNSKYHYYGIRLKPDSPLNRLQEDTQYMAMRQQPIHQKQRYRPSQKMEGMGDNTSNSSQHTSPEQSVVAQSQHHQQFIDMSHVFPDFPAPDLGAMLLPEGITLTDIKNLQLMYRRHCEATLDVVMNLQFQYIEKLWQAFWNSKPSSPSGSTGMTSEEEQEAVIPKDTLMVLCKYEPIMRWMRSCDHILYQALVEILIPDVLRPVPSTLTQAIRNFAKSLEGWLTNAMCDFPQQIVQAKVGVVSAFAQTLRRYTSLNHLAQAARAVLQNTSQINQMLSDLNRVDFANVQEQASWVCQCEEGMVQKLEQDFKLTLQQQSSLDQWATWLDNVVTQVLKPHEGSPLFPKAARQFLLKWSFYSSMVIRDLTLRSAASFGSFHLIRLLYDEYMFYLVEHRVAQATGETPIAVMGEFSDLASMSPVLMDKDELSDLGSDTDGDPRVSGEPPVKRERIDLNHSLQEI; the protein is encoded by the exons AGGAGTTTGTCCCAGTCGTCTGGTTCTGCTCCCAAAGGAGCACACGGTCAGGGTATCTCTGTGCCCAGGGCCCACCAGTTACAGCAGCAG GTTCAGACTGTCCAGCATGTCTACCCTACCCAAGTGCAATATGTGGAAGGAGATACTGTGTACACAAACGGAGCCAT TCGCACAACGTACTCCTACAACACTGAAGCGCAGATCTATGCTCCTAGCAGTGGTGCCTCCTATTTTGATTCTCAGGGTGGAGGAGCTCAGGTGACCACAGTTGTGTCCTCACCTACTGCCATTCCATCCCACAGTATGGTTGGCATCACCATGGATGTGAGTGGAAGCCAATTATTGTCTAGTTCTGGAGCATACCTAATTCATGGTGGATTAGACAACTCTCGCCATGCACTGTCTCACACATCTCGCTCTTCCCCTGCCACG CTCCAGTGGCTGCTGGATAACTATGAGACAGCAGAAGGTGTAAGCCTCCCCCGTAGTTCCCTTTACAACCACTACCTACGACATTGCCAAGAGCACAAGTTGGACCCTGTTAATGCTGCCTCCTTTGGGAAACTTATCCGCTCTGTATTTATGGGCTTACGAACACGTCGCCTTGGCACCAG ggGTAACTCAAAATATCATTATTATGGCATCCGGCTCAAACCAGATTCTCCCTTGAACCGTCTTCAGGAAGATACTCAGTACATGGCAATGAGACAGCAGCCCATTCATCAGAAGCAAAG GTACAGACCAAGTCAGAAGATGGAGGGTATGGGTGACAACACCAGTAACAGCAGCCAGCACACCTCTCCAGAGCAGTCGGTAGTTGCTCAGAGTCAGCATCACCAGCAGTTTATTG atatgtCCCACGTGTTTCCAGATTTCCCAGCACCAGATCTTGGTGCTATGCTGCTGCCGGAGGGTATTACATTGACCGATATTAAGAACCTTCAACTTATGTACCGCAGGCACTGTGAG GCAACACTGGATGTGGTGATGAACTTGCAATTCCAGTACATTGAGAAATTGTGGCAAGCATTTTGGAATTCTAAGCCGTCTTCTCCTTCTGGCAGTACTGGGATGACCAG TGAAGAGGAGCAAGAGGCAGTCATTCCCAAGGACACACTCATGGTGTTGTGCAAATATGAGCCCATCATGAGATGGATGAGGAGCTGTGACCACATCCTTTACCAAGCTTTAGTGGAGATACTCATCCCAGATGTATTGAGGCCTGTTCCTA gtacgcTGACACAGGCAATCCGAAATTTTGCAAAAAGCCTGGAAGGATGGTTAACCAATGCAATGTGTGACTTTCCCCAACAAATTGTCCAGGCAAAG GTTGGAGTGGTCAGTGCATTTGCACAAACATTACGCCGCTACACTTCTCTCAATCACCTGGCGCAGGCAGCCCGTGCAGTCCTGCAGAACACCTCTCAAATCAATCAGATGCTCAGTGACTTAAACCGTGTGGACTTTGCCAATGTGCAG GAACAAGCTTCTTGGGTATGTCAGTGTGAAGAAGGCATGGTGCAGAAGTTGGAGCAAGACTTCAAACTAACCTTGCAGCAGCAAAGCTCTCTGGATCAGTGGGCAACTTGGTTGGACAATGTTGTCACCCAAGTGCTAAAACCCCATGAAGGAAGCCCACTGTTCCCTAAAGCTGCCAGACAGTTCCTCCTCAAATGGTCTTTCTACAG TTCTATGGTGATCCGAGATCTTACTCTGCGCAGTGCTGCAAGTTTTGGATCATTTCATCTCATCCGCCTTCTTTATGACGAATACATGTTCTATCTAGTAGAACACAGAGTGGCGCAAGCAACAGGCGAGACTCCTATTGCAGTGATGGGGGAG TTCAGCGACCTGGCTTCTATGTCTCCAGTGTTGATGGACAAAG ATGAACTCAGCGATTTGGGCAGTGACACTGATGGAGACCCTCGTGTTTCTGGCGAGCCTCCTGTTAAAAGAGAACGTATTGATCTTAACCACTCCTTGCAGGAAATCTAG